From the genome of Streptomyces sp. V1I1, one region includes:
- a CDS encoding glycoside hydrolase family 6 protein — translation MRHIPSPLRLLPLPLALAAALLSGPSAEPAAARTAPEPAPTASEPARTAPEPAPTASEPAPERTRLYTPAANPDALRHASDLGSEGRPADGAKILAMVRTPHAVWYGDETPADVERDVRTVVRDAADDLAVPVLALYNIPGRDCSNYSGGGASTTAEYKAWIDGVARGIGGRDALVVLEPDALALLPADCGQDDAAGTRTAARYAEVNYAVDTLEPLARTKVYLDTGHPAWHSVSSIVPRLVKGGVARATGFYTNASNYQTDDANAWYGKLISACLAHAAAGGDPAECPSQYSPRPTALAWIADNVPADPSGMKHFVTDSSRNGRGPWTPPAGKYTDPQDWCNPPGRGLGARPTLSTGDPLHDARLWIKTPGESDGLCLRGTAGPEDPERGTVNPKAGVWFRDQALELVQLADPPIATR, via the coding sequence TTGAGACACATCCCGTCGCCCCTCCGCCTTCTGCCCTTACCCCTCGCCCTCGCCGCCGCCCTGCTCTCCGGTCCCTCGGCCGAGCCCGCCGCCGCCCGTACCGCACCCGAGCCCGCCCCCACCGCGTCCGAGCCCGCCCGTACCGCGCCCGAGCCCGCCCCCACCGCGTCCGAGCCCGCCCCCGAGCGCACCCGGCTCTACACCCCCGCCGCCAACCCCGATGCGCTCCGCCACGCCTCAGACCTCGGCAGCGAGGGCCGGCCCGCCGACGGGGCCAAGATCCTCGCCATGGTTCGTACGCCGCACGCCGTCTGGTACGGCGACGAAACCCCCGCCGACGTCGAGCGCGACGTCCGCACCGTCGTCCGCGACGCCGCGGACGACCTCGCCGTGCCCGTCCTCGCGCTGTACAACATCCCCGGCCGCGACTGCTCCAACTACTCCGGCGGCGGTGCCTCAACCACCGCCGAGTACAAGGCCTGGATCGACGGCGTCGCCCGCGGCATCGGCGGGCGCGACGCGCTCGTCGTCCTCGAGCCGGACGCGCTCGCCCTCCTGCCCGCCGACTGCGGGCAGGACGACGCCGCCGGCACCAGGACCGCCGCCCGCTATGCCGAAGTCAACTACGCGGTCGACACGCTCGAACCCCTCGCCCGTACCAAGGTCTACCTCGACACCGGCCACCCGGCCTGGCACTCCGTCAGCAGCATCGTTCCCCGCCTCGTGAAGGGCGGCGTCGCCCGCGCCACCGGCTTCTACACCAACGCTTCCAACTACCAGACCGACGACGCCAACGCCTGGTACGGCAAGCTCATCTCCGCCTGCCTCGCCCACGCAGCGGCCGGCGGCGATCCGGCCGAGTGCCCCTCCCAGTACTCGCCCCGCCCCACCGCCCTGGCCTGGATCGCGGACAACGTCCCCGCCGACCCCTCCGGGATGAAGCACTTCGTCACCGACAGCAGCCGCAACGGCCGCGGCCCCTGGACCCCGCCCGCCGGCAAGTACACCGACCCACAGGACTGGTGCAACCCGCCCGGTCGCGGCCTCGGCGCCCGTCCCACCCTGAGCACCGGCGACCCGCTGCACGACGCGCGGCTGTGGATCAAGACCCCGGGGGAGTCGGACGGCCTGTGCCTGCGCGGTACGGCGGGTCCCGAGGACCCCGAGCGCGGCACCGTCAACCCCAAGGCGGGTGTGTGGTTCCGCGACCAGGCCCTGGAGCTGGTACAGCTGGCCGACCCACCGATTGCCACGCGCTGA